In Candidatus Nitrosarchaeum limnium SFB1, the following proteins share a genomic window:
- a CDS encoding hypothetical protein (hypothetical protein Nmar_0894): MKKLDNLLLNCSSCNLKAIFDLIDSIECDWGEHVVIQCTNCEELFSIDHKCPAFSSIMELIKFNKDLMTKQEILDYGSLSHPC; encoded by the coding sequence ATGAAAAAACTTGATAATCTTTTATTGAATTGTAGTTCTTGTAATCTTAAAGCAATTTTTGATTTAATTGATAGCATTGAATGTGATTGGGGTGAACATGTAGTAATACAATGTACAAATTGCGAGGAACTGTTTTCAATTGATCACAAGTGTCCTGCATTTTCTAGTATTATGGAATTAATTAAATTCAATAAGGATTTGATGACTAAACAAGAAATATTGGATTATGGCTCTTTATCTCACCCGTGTTAA
- a CDS encoding hypothetical protein (hypothetical protein Nmar_0895) codes for MWTNKQVWEYEQIHEEIKFDALYVQPGNNKEISWKSKLAYPNSNIRDILIGTFDYLLDGYELWITNSKNNQRKLDTSLIPYLMAVIVDTMIDEEICLKFREEQDCLVISIDTQADVIDCKEFFEEFYHLATGFNFDVNTGIPEDETEAEIYLTRLQEEFDEKMKANLGDRYLPGNNDPDSIHAKE; via the coding sequence ATGTGGACTAACAAGCAGGTTTGGGAATACGAACAAATTCATGAAGAAATCAAATTTGATGCTCTATATGTACAGCCTGGAAATAATAAAGAGATATCGTGGAAGTCAAAATTAGCATATCCAAATAGTAACATAAGAGATATCTTAATTGGAACGTTTGATTATCTTTTAGATGGTTATGAATTATGGATAACAAATTCAAAAAACAATCAAAGAAAACTAGATACATCATTAATCCCATACCTAATGGCAGTCATTGTAGACACAATGATAGATGAAGAAATTTGTCTAAAATTCAGAGAAGAGCAAGACTGTCTTGTAATATCAATTGATACACAAGCAGATGTAATCGATTGTAAAGAATTTTTTGAAGAGTTTTACCATCTTGCCACAGGTTTCAATTTCGATGTAAACACTGGAATTCCAGAAGATGAGACAGAAGCTGAAATCTATCTCACAAGATTACAAGAAGAGTTTGATGAAAAGATGAAAGCCAATTTAGGGGATAGATACCTACCTGGAAATAACGATCCAGATTCTATACACGCAAAAGAATAA
- a CDS encoding hypothetical protein (hypothetical protein Nmar_0896) produces MVDNKRPFRRFNNKSSRPKTQTTEDRIKDFVLRNSKNGYYTKVSTLSYKFEIPEDKALEIVGGLLVDGTLESVHDQFTGEMKLCEVGKTYLIMNLEQQRKRQKSQEFKMSKKRSK; encoded by the coding sequence ATGGTAGATAACAAACGACCATTCAGACGATTTAATAATAAATCATCACGACCAAAAACGCAAACAACTGAAGATAGAATAAAAGATTTTGTTTTACGTAATTCAAAAAATGGTTATTATACAAAAGTTTCAACATTGTCTTACAAATTTGAGATACCAGAGGATAAAGCATTGGAAATTGTTGGAGGGTTACTTGTAGATGGAACTCTAGAATCAGTACATGACCAATTTACAGGGGAGATGAAATTATGTGAAGTTGGAAAAACATATCTGATTATGAATCTAGAACAACAAAGAAAAAGACAGAAATCACAAGAATTTAAGATGAGCAAAAAAAGATCAAAATAA
- a CDS encoding hypothetical protein (hypothetical protein Nmar_0897) translates to MSEIQAYDIKIHKKVTMKNPKPYLMKNGSWALKGTSSATGITLFKIVGKKPSISHSKLDSLRNIFTSRKCECDKFC, encoded by the coding sequence ATGTCAGAAATACAGGCATACGATATCAAAATACATAAAAAAGTGACTATGAAAAATCCAAAACCGTATCTAATGAAAAATGGTTCATGGGCACTTAAAGGAACTAGTTCTGCAACAGGGATTACTCTATTCAAAATTGTAGGCAAAAAACCTTCAATATCCCATTCAAAACTAGATTCATTGAGAAATATATTTACCAGCAGAAAATGTGAATGCGATAAATTCTGCTAA
- a CDS encoding hypothetical protein (hypothetical protein Nmar_0898), giving the protein MSYEIEWHGNFYGISWAYEKDRLVVSMVFEDKKEAVEIAKNIEDWSDKFTRLTIVEKENGEYSICCYQDPQISKSAKNIGLYRTGMPQSGGYQQVKPMIEKKSPLVQIAHAEDVRDMNTYEQISRLVPMRKYRIISEKDLKKQEFFYEKEAEKHTQKK; this is encoded by the coding sequence ATGTCTTATGAAATAGAATGGCATGGAAATTTTTATGGTATTTCATGGGCATATGAAAAAGATAGACTAGTAGTATCGATGGTATTTGAAGATAAAAAAGAAGCAGTAGAAATTGCAAAAAACATTGAAGATTGGAGTGATAAATTTACAAGATTGACAATTGTAGAAAAAGAAAATGGAGAGTATTCTATTTGCTGCTATCAAGATCCACAAATTTCTAAAAGTGCAAAAAATATTGGATTGTATCGTACAGGGATGCCACAAAGTGGAGGGTATCAACAAGTTAAACCAATGATTGAAAAAAAATCTCCACTAGTACAGATTGCACATGCAGAAGATGTAAGAGATATGAACACATACGAGCAAATATCACGACTAGTACCAATGAGGAAATATCGAATAATTTCAGAAAAGGATTTGAAAAAACAAGAATTCTTTTATGAAAAAGAGGCAGAAAAACATACTCAGAAAAAATAG
- a CDS encoding hypothetical protein (hypothetical protein Nmar_0689) has product MTEFKLQGSGGYIIADITEEQAKKADLGVGKLFLAPIGKLEEGKMKKHYCKNCETEFGNPPKIHLEENTNEQVSDNLILVERGQYTCEKCSSIIGEYRVFKKQDESGEAGNARPSN; this is encoded by the coding sequence ATGACTGAATTCAAACTTCAAGGTTCAGGAGGTTATATCATAGCAGACATAACAGAAGAGCAAGCAAAAAAAGCAGATCTAGGAGTTGGAAAATTATTTTTAGCTCCCATTGGAAAACTTGAAGAAGGGAAAATGAAAAAACATTACTGTAAAAATTGTGAAACTGAATTCGGCAATCCACCAAAGATTCACCTGGAAGAAAACACCAATGAACAAGTATCGGATAATTTGATTCTAGTAGAAAGAGGTCAATACACATGTGAAAAATGTAGTTCCATAATCGGAGAATACAGAGTATTTAAAAAACAAGATGAATCTGGTGAAGCAGGCAATGCAAGACCTAGCAATTAA
- a CDS encoding nitroreductase, protein MDSKKEPEKVYPSGYEPKESNNADSSSDTNVRNQLLNQILKSSPTEFINTDLFTVMSKRRSTRKFTDKIVETVKIDKIIAAADTAPTAGNFQGFEIFYVKSPEKKQQLIEACNNQPYVNAPLVLVFCKNPSRVKMNFPEEILKKFAIQDATLAAAYSQLAAQALGLSSIWIGMFDEQKVMKVINTDLIPSSILCVGYPKQNKFPKPRRNLKEIVHAVW, encoded by the coding sequence ATGGATTCAAAAAAAGAGCCTGAAAAAGTATATCCATCAGGGTATGAACCAAAAGAGAGCAATAATGCGGATAGTAGTTCAGATACCAACGTAAGAAATCAATTATTAAATCAAATACTAAAATCATCACCTACCGAATTTATCAACACAGATTTATTCACTGTAATGTCAAAAAGACGTTCAACTAGAAAATTTACAGATAAAATTGTAGAGACAGTAAAAATAGATAAAATAATTGCGGCTGCAGACACAGCACCTACCGCTGGAAATTTTCAAGGTTTTGAAATATTTTATGTGAAGAGTCCAGAAAAAAAGCAGCAGTTAATCGAGGCGTGTAATAATCAACCATATGTAAATGCCCCACTAGTATTGGTGTTTTGTAAAAATCCATCAAGGGTAAAAATGAATTTTCCAGAAGAAATACTCAAAAAATTTGCCATACAAGATGCAACACTAGCTGCTGCATATTCTCAGCTAGCAGCTCAAGCATTAGGTCTGAGTTCAATATGGATTGGGATGTTTGATGAACAGAAAGTGATGAAGGTGATCAATACCGATTTAATTCCATCATCAATTTTATGTGTAGGATATCCAAAGCAGAATAAATTCCCAAAACCAAGAAGAAATCTCAAAGAAATAGTACATGCAGTATGGTGA
- a CDS encoding hypothetical protein (hypothetical protein Nmar_0725): MEFFQTEEPDIEKPIIIAAMQDMGNVGSIVVNFINDSLRTKKFRIAKTPYPTYVVDIGGHIELPNESWEYKYSDGLIVFGGGTGQPQDSQELYSLCQDVIDISKKYSAKFIYTLGGFHTNRVLDKNPKTFVTTTSSELTKQMQGLGVFTTPQRSIITGFNGLILGFAKQNGIQGMGMYGELNHPEIPQYRAAISIIKTLEKLTYRNLGDTGKLEMLAQDIEKNFEN, from the coding sequence ATGGAATTTTTTCAAACAGAAGAGCCTGATATAGAAAAACCAATAATAATTGCAGCCATGCAAGATATGGGAAATGTAGGCAGTATTGTGGTGAATTTTATCAACGATAGCCTGAGAACAAAGAAATTTAGAATTGCAAAGACACCATATCCCACATATGTTGTAGATATTGGAGGACACATAGAACTACCAAATGAAAGTTGGGAGTACAAATATTCTGACGGATTGATTGTTTTTGGAGGAGGAACTGGTCAGCCACAGGACAGTCAAGAGTTGTATTCTCTTTGTCAAGATGTCATAGACATTTCAAAAAAATATTCTGCTAAATTCATCTATACACTTGGAGGTTTTCACACAAATAGGGTATTAGATAAAAATCCCAAAACGTTTGTTACAACTACGTCGTCGGAATTAACAAAACAAATGCAGGGATTAGGTGTTTTTACAACACCTCAAAGATCAATTATCACTGGGTTTAATGGTTTGATACTAGGTTTTGCAAAACAAAACGGTATTCAGGGGATGGGTATGTATGGAGAATTAAATCATCCAGAGATTCCACAATATAGAGCAGCAATTAGCATTATCAAAACATTAGAAAAATTAACTTACAGAAATCTAGGAGATACTGGTAAGTTAGAAATGTTGGCACAAGATATTGAAAAAAACTTTGAAAATTAA
- a CDS encoding hypothetical protein (hypothetical protein Nmar_0906): MSGLDEWRERIGTDAAEQIMKDAQIHGTMTHKLCEDYLNNKESNGDFLDIPKNHFEKLKPYLHKMNNIQGIELPLFSDEFKIAGTCDCIAEYNGDLSIIDFKTSRSRLMEHYDKVQKYFMQATAYSLMWKERTGIDIDQIVIIGSEETGDIAEFIKIPFDFKEVLIEKIEEFHKLGTTYRETL, encoded by the coding sequence ATGTCAGGTCTTGACGAATGGAGAGAAAGGATTGGTACAGATGCAGCTGAGCAAATTATGAAAGATGCACAAATTCATGGGACAATGACTCATAAGCTATGCGAAGATTATCTTAACAATAAAGAATCAAATGGAGATTTTTTAGATATTCCAAAGAATCATTTTGAAAAATTAAAACCGTATCTACATAAAATGAATAATATTCAAGGAATAGAACTTCCGCTTTTTAGCGATGAATTTAAAATTGCAGGAACATGTGATTGTATAGCAGAGTACAACGGAGATTTGTCAATTATTGATTTTAAAACTAGCAGAAGTAGATTAATGGAGCATTATGACAAAGTTCAGAAATATTTCATGCAGGCAACAGCATATTCTTTAATGTGGAAAGAAAGAACAGGAATAGATATAGATCAAATTGTAATTATTGGGTCTGAAGAAACAGGAGACATTGCAGAATTTATCAAAATACCATTTGATTTCAAAGAAGTTTTAATTGAAAAAATAGAAGAATTTCACAAATTAGGTACAACATATCGTGAAACACTTTAG
- a CDS encoding hypothetical protein (hypothetical protein Nmar_0900), which produces MTDFIHEPYKTIFVRDLIKLSTDDLLSMMASLESGSAYWVDGVLFACFAMTESEELAKKEMQGMTYLDKVVFAKYDKYSKTAKLSTNMEINVLNMQKSHLYRDLISWLKKQPIWNE; this is translated from the coding sequence ATGACTGATTTTATTCATGAACCATACAAAACGATCTTTGTAAGAGATTTGATAAAACTAAGTACTGACGATTTACTTAGTATGATGGCATCGCTTGAATCAGGTAGTGCATATTGGGTGGACGGAGTTCTTTTTGCATGTTTTGCAATGACAGAATCAGAAGAATTGGCAAAAAAAGAGATGCAAGGTATGACATACCTGGATAAAGTGGTGTTTGCAAAATATGACAAATATTCAAAGACTGCAAAACTTTCAACGAATATGGAAATTAATGTCCTAAATATGCAAAAAAGTCATTTGTATAGAGATTTGATATCATGGTTGAAAAAACAACCTATTTGGAATGAGTAA
- a CDS encoding hypothetical protein (hypothetical protein Nmar_0899), with product MNDKLNKDESEIFITEFPKEGFSLVDQLQGRVQFAILDQIKLMKTSGIEFEENQKIILNNVQRIIENYKTTEE from the coding sequence ATGAATGATAAATTGAATAAAGATGAATCAGAGATATTCATAACAGAATTCCCAAAGGAGGGATTTAGCTTAGTTGATCAATTACAAGGAAGAGTACAGTTTGCCATACTGGATCAAATAAAACTCATGAAAACCTCAGGTATTGAATTTGAAGAGAACCAAAAGATAATTTTGAATAATGTTCAAAGAATCATAGAGAATTACAAAACTACAGAAGAATAG
- a CDS encoding oxidoreductase, giving the protein MTIAKIPLAEDLAICRILNGMWQVSGSHGQINRESAISEMLEYHKAGFTTWDLADIYGPAESFVGEFRKRLSTKELKNSQALTKFVPNPGPMTKSIVEYYVDQSLKKMNTDYLDLIQFHWWDYNNLYYLDALNHLSKMRDEGKIKHLGLTNFDTQRIKIMIDKGIKLVSNQIQYSILDQRAEKLMVPFCQKHEISLLTYGTLLGGFFSEKYLDSPEPHRSDLTTASLQKYYNMINAWGGWALFQELLSVLSKISKKHDSSISNVAAKFILDKPTVAGIIIGTRLGISEHREDNLRVFDVNLDSEDLILINSVTKKSNNLFDRIGDCGDEYR; this is encoded by the coding sequence ATGACTATTGCAAAAATCCCTCTTGCAGAAGATCTCGCTATTTGTAGAATCTTAAATGGAATGTGGCAGGTATCTGGAAGTCATGGACAGATAAATCGAGAATCGGCAATTTCAGAGATGCTAGAATATCATAAAGCTGGATTTACAACTTGGGACTTGGCAGACATTTATGGTCCTGCTGAATCATTTGTTGGGGAATTTCGAAAACGGTTATCTACAAAAGAATTGAAAAACTCTCAAGCACTTACAAAATTTGTCCCAAACCCTGGACCTATGACCAAATCCATTGTAGAATATTATGTAGACCAATCTTTAAAGAAAATGAATACTGATTATCTTGATTTAATTCAATTTCATTGGTGGGATTACAATAATCTATATTATCTTGATGCACTTAACCATCTTTCAAAAATGCGTGATGAGGGAAAAATCAAACATCTTGGACTAACAAACTTTGATACACAACGAATTAAAATTATGATTGATAAAGGAATTAAACTCGTATCCAATCAAATACAGTATTCTATTTTGGATCAAAGGGCTGAAAAATTAATGGTTCCATTTTGCCAAAAACATGAAATCTCACTTCTCACATATGGCACTTTGTTAGGAGGATTTTTTTCTGAAAAATACTTGGACTCTCCTGAACCTCATAGATCAGACTTGACTACTGCTAGCCTACAAAAATACTATAACATGATCAATGCATGGGGCGGGTGGGCACTATTTCAAGAATTATTATCAGTTTTATCAAAGATTTCAAAAAAACATGATTCTAGTATTTCAAATGTGGCTGCAAAATTTATTTTAGATAAACCTACAGTTGCAGGAATTATTATTGGCACACGACTTGGAATTTCTGAACATAGGGAAGACAATCTTCGTGTATTTGATGTGAATTTGGACTCTGAAGATCTTATCTTGATTAATTCAGTTACTAAAAAATCAAATAATTTATTTGATAGAATTGGTGATTGTGGAGATGAATACCGATAA
- a CDS encoding glycosyl transferase family protein: MSSTVNAEVSIVIPTYNESENIKGILHLIKEHLPINTAVEAIVVDDNSPDGTGKIAEDYFESLKEKTRYTVSVINRKTREGLSSAILNGIQQAKGKIIIVMDSDFSHPPQLIPKLVDVLKQSKTDIVVASRYLNGGSIQGWSLKRKMISKVATVIAKQGLGIKESDPMSGFFAFNKDIIKGINFDAIGYKFLLEMIVKARGVSIKEIPYTFLDRQKGKSKLGPKTILEFTHAVWNLYRYGKKEQRNEKRTSVRFVSKAARFFSVGASGLLVNYLMSMLFTTSFNMWYLHATILGIIVSISSNFVLNKYWTFEDREFTPKRTIIQYGKFAGFSSIGALVQLGLVYYLVDEISISYPIALVSAVATAAFSNFILNKKWTFKEKVWS, from the coding sequence TTGTCAAGTACAGTAAATGCTGAGGTATCAATAGTAATTCCTACCTACAATGAATCAGAAAACATCAAAGGAATACTACATTTAATCAAAGAGCATTTGCCAATAAATACAGCCGTTGAGGCAATAGTAGTAGACGATAACTCACCTGACGGTACAGGCAAGATCGCTGAAGATTATTTTGAATCATTAAAGGAAAAAACAAGATACACAGTTAGCGTGATTAATCGAAAAACAAGAGAGGGATTAAGCTCTGCAATATTAAACGGAATTCAACAAGCAAAGGGAAAAATAATTATCGTAATGGATAGCGATTTTTCTCATCCTCCACAACTTATACCAAAACTAGTAGATGTTTTAAAACAATCAAAAACAGACATTGTAGTTGCATCCAGATATCTAAACGGTGGATCAATACAAGGGTGGTCACTGAAACGAAAAATGATAAGCAAAGTTGCAACTGTAATTGCAAAGCAAGGTTTAGGAATAAAAGAATCTGATCCGATGTCAGGATTTTTTGCATTTAACAAAGACATAATCAAAGGAATTAATTTTGATGCTATTGGGTACAAATTTCTATTGGAGATGATTGTAAAAGCAAGAGGAGTATCAATTAAAGAAATTCCATACACGTTTTTAGATAGACAAAAAGGGAAGAGCAAGCTTGGTCCAAAAACAATTTTAGAGTTTACTCATGCAGTATGGAATCTTTACAGATATGGAAAGAAAGAACAAAGAAATGAAAAAAGAACATCAGTAAGATTCGTGTCAAAGGCTGCAAGATTCTTTTCAGTTGGGGCATCAGGCTTACTAGTAAATTATTTAATGTCCATGTTATTTACAACTAGTTTTAACATGTGGTATCTTCATGCAACTATACTTGGAATCATTGTTTCAATTAGTAGTAACTTTGTTTTGAACAAGTATTGGACATTTGAAGATAGAGAATTCACACCGAAAAGAACCATCATTCAATATGGTAAATTTGCAGGGTTTAGTTCTATTGGAGCATTAGTTCAACTTGGATTAGTATATTATCTAGTTGATGAGATATCAATTTCATATCCAATTGCGCTTGTATCAGCAGTGGCAACTGCAGCATTTAGCAACTTCATTTTAAATAAAAAATGGACTTTTAAAGAAAAAGTTTGGAGTTAG
- a CDS encoding anthranilate synthase: protein MNKNQNKDRQNIQINLNNKQVKFCLWVDTFGKSQPKVIPLELTENQFQIYNKISRNYSHSFLFESLTGPEVLAETSVMGFDPKIIFKGYTDKVEITKNGKTETIKTNDPFKEMKKLLGKSEDQSYRYLGGAVGVVNYDAIRLVENIPDTHNSPQPLMEFGIYDDGILYDNIHKKLFYFYHDTNRFERFKMSDDSFEDFKATEIIPNMNQEKFSNIVNKAKQYIHDGDIFQVVLSRKFTFDKKGDDLTLYKTLRKLNPSPYMYHLKQDTKTIIGASPEMLVRITNDKVETFPIAGTRKITDDEEKNKQLEYELLHDEKELAEHTMLVDLGRNDIGRVCKYGTVHTEELMEIKRFSHVQHIITHVVGNLAPENDMFDAFKAVFPAGTVSGAPKVRAMEIIEELELESRGPYAGAVGYFSFNGCCDFAIAIRSIFIDGNKGFVQSGAGIVSDSVAENEFIETEHKAGAMLQALKEATK, encoded by the coding sequence TTGAATAAAAATCAAAATAAAGACAGACAAAATATTCAAATCAATTTAAATAATAAACAAGTAAAATTTTGTCTATGGGTGGACACCTTTGGAAAGTCTCAACCGAAAGTAATACCCCTAGAGTTAACTGAAAATCAATTTCAAATATACAATAAAATTTCTAGAAATTATTCACATTCATTTCTATTTGAATCATTAACTGGTCCAGAAGTATTAGCTGAAACATCAGTGATGGGTTTTGATCCTAAAATAATTTTCAAAGGATATACAGATAAAGTTGAAATCACAAAAAATGGAAAAACAGAGACGATAAAAACAAATGATCCATTCAAAGAGATGAAAAAACTGCTAGGAAAATCAGAAGACCAAAGTTATAGATATTTGGGAGGGGCAGTAGGAGTTGTAAATTATGATGCAATAAGGCTAGTTGAAAATATTCCAGATACACACAATTCACCACAACCACTAATGGAGTTTGGAATTTATGATGATGGAATATTGTATGATAACATCCACAAGAAATTATTTTATTTTTATCATGACACAAATAGATTTGAACGATTCAAAATGAGTGATGATTCATTTGAAGATTTCAAAGCAACTGAAATAATACCAAACATGAATCAAGAAAAATTCTCAAATATTGTAAACAAGGCAAAACAGTACATTCATGATGGAGATATCTTTCAAGTGGTGTTATCTAGAAAATTCACTTTTGATAAAAAGGGAGACGATTTAACATTATACAAGACACTACGTAAACTAAATCCATCACCGTACATGTATCATCTAAAGCAAGATACAAAAACAATCATTGGTGCATCACCAGAAATGTTAGTCAGAATTACAAACGACAAAGTGGAAACATTTCCAATTGCCGGAACTAGAAAAATCACAGATGATGAAGAAAAGAACAAACAATTGGAATACGAATTATTGCATGATGAAAAAGAATTAGCAGAGCATACAATGTTAGTAGACTTGGGTAGAAATGATATTGGCAGGGTATGTAAGTATGGAACAGTTCATACCGAAGAGCTGATGGAGATAAAACGCTTTAGCCATGTACAGCACATAATTACACATGTTGTAGGCAATTTAGCACCAGAAAATGATATGTTTGATGCATTTAAGGCAGTATTTCCTGCTGGAACCGTATCAGGAGCTCCTAAAGTCAGAGCTATGGAGATAATAGAAGAATTGGAATTAGAGTCACGTGGACCATATGCAGGAGCGGTTGGGTATTTTTCATTTAACGGGTGTTGTGATTTTGCAATTGCCATTAGAAGCATATTCATTGATGGAAACAAAGGGTTTGTACAATCAGGTGCAGGCATAGTTTCAGATTCAGTTGCAGAAAACGAATTCATAGAAACAGAACACAAAGCTGGGGCGATGCTTCAAGCACTAAAGGAGGCAACTAAATGA
- a CDS encoding glutamine amidotransferase of anthranilate synthase translates to MKFLIIDNYDSFVYNIAQYLGELGVDSDVIRNDKITVEQIKQNKYDAIIISPGPGTPSDRKYFGVCGDVIKDIGPITPILGVCLGHQGIIEAFGGKVTNARCVRHGKTSPVDHTNSELFKDVKNPFRATRYHSLVGDKTIIPDALEITAIAADDGEVMAVRHKKYLIEGVQFHPESIMTEDGKKILANFIKQVKSKK, encoded by the coding sequence ATGAAATTTCTGATCATAGACAATTATGATTCTTTTGTATACAATATTGCTCAGTATTTAGGAGAGCTTGGAGTAGATTCAGATGTTATTAGAAATGACAAGATAACAGTAGAGCAAATTAAACAAAACAAATATGATGCAATAATTATTTCTCCTGGGCCTGGAACACCATCAGATAGAAAATATTTTGGTGTATGCGGTGATGTAATAAAAGACATCGGACCAATCACTCCAATACTAGGAGTGTGTTTAGGTCACCAAGGAATCATTGAAGCATTTGGAGGAAAAGTCACAAATGCAAGATGTGTACGTCATGGAAAGACGAGTCCGGTGGATCATACAAACTCAGAACTATTCAAAGATGTTAAAAATCCATTTAGAGCAACAAGATACCATTCACTTGTAGGAGACAAAACAATAATTCCAGATGCATTAGAAATCACAGCGATTGCAGCTGATGACGGAGAGGTCATGGCAGTCAGACATAAAAAATATCTAATAGAGGGAGTTCAGTTTCATCCCGAATCAATAATGACAGAGGACGGAAAAAAGATTCTTGCAAATTTCATAAAACAGGTGAAAAGTAAAAAATGA
- a CDS encoding anthranilate phosphoribosyltransferase, translated as MISELISKLEQKTDLTYDQMNLVMKEILSGKTNDKENFDFLSSLTEKGETDDELLGMLDKMREFSLKIEPKNKGRVIDMCGTGGDNLQTFNISTAASFVVTAAGGIVAKHGNRSSSGVSGSADVFEYFGYDLNAEPTKIAQILEKHNICFMFAQKFHPAMKYVVNARKQLAKRSAFNLLGPLSNPANVKNQMIGVYSVEFLERLPLILKRNGAENIMTVRSDDGMDEFSTSAKNRVCILRNDKVLMNSIDPEVVGLHKSKLKDIQIKTKEEAIKSFIKVLNNTANQAMIETTVLNAAGGLIVAGISNNFEEGVELALNTIKDGKAFKLLERFVSDTGNISKLKEIG; from the coding sequence ATGATCTCCGAGTTAATTTCAAAATTGGAGCAAAAAACAGATCTCACATATGATCAAATGAATTTAGTTATGAAAGAGATTTTATCAGGTAAAACAAATGATAAAGAAAATTTTGATTTTCTATCATCTCTTACTGAAAAGGGAGAGACTGATGATGAATTACTAGGCATGTTAGATAAGATGAGAGAGTTTTCTCTAAAAATTGAGCCTAAAAACAAAGGTAGGGTCATAGATATGTGTGGTACTGGAGGAGACAATCTTCAAACATTCAACATATCCACTGCTGCCTCTTTTGTTGTCACTGCAGCAGGTGGTATAGTAGCAAAACATGGAAATCGTTCTAGCTCAGGAGTTTCAGGGAGTGCAGATGTTTTTGAGTATTTCGGATATGACCTTAATGCAGAACCAACTAAAATTGCACAAATACTTGAAAAACACAACATATGTTTTATGTTTGCACAAAAATTTCATCCAGCAATGAAATATGTTGTAAATGCAAGAAAACAATTAGCAAAAAGATCGGCATTTAATCTATTGGGACCATTATCAAATCCAGCAAATGTAAAAAATCAAATGATAGGAGTATACTCTGTAGAGTTTTTAGAAAGACTACCATTAATCTTAAAAAGAAATGGAGCAGAAAACATTATGACAGTTCGTTCAGATGATGGAATGGATGAATTTTCAACTAGTGCAAAAAATAGAGTTTGTATTTTAAGAAATGATAAAGTGTTGATGAATTCAATTGATCCTGAAGTGGTAGGGTTGCACAAATCAAAATTAAAAGATATTCAAATCAAAACTAAAGAAGAAGCAATAAAATCATTTATCAAAGTATTAAACAACACTGCGAATCAAGCCATGATAGAGACAACTGTACTTAATGCAGCTGGTGGATTGATTGTTGCAGGAATTTCAAATAACTTTGAGGAAGGAGTTGAATTGGCATTAAACACAATTAAAGATGGTAAAGCATTCAAACTCTTAGAAAGATTTGTTTCAGATACTGGAAATATTTCAAAACTAAAGGAGATTGGATAA